AGCATTACCATGTGACCTTGCGAATGTTCGTTATAAGGATGCGTCAGCGAGCGGACGACGGCCCACTTATCGCTGCGCGCGGCCAGCAGCGGCAGATGTTCGGAAACATGCACTCCCGGGGTCTTGGTATTGATCGCCTTGAACTCGCCGCGAACATTTTCGGGCGCGTCGGGCTTCGGATCAAAACTATCCTGCTGAGCGAGACCGCCGGACAGAAAGATGTAAATGACCGACTTGGCTTTGCGAACTTTGCCCGCGCTATCGGCAGCCTGCAGCGCCGAGAGATGATTCATCCCCAGCCCGAGCAGGCCAATGCTCCCCGCTTGAATGGCAGTGCGGCGTGAAAACTGAGGATGCTGTGCGGCAAGTTTGGTCATGTTCGAATCCTGCGAATTAGCTCAGTCTCGTGACTCGGTCATCTCATCCTTAGCCCAGTCATTCCCTGACTGGCACCTCGTAGTCCAGTCATTCCATGACTGGAAACTGCGAGTCACGGAGTGACTCGCCAACGTGCCAGCATTCTACGAGCGGTTAAGCGGGAATCGCAAACAGGTGAATGGGAGATTTGTTCCCCAGGTACTCGCCATCTTTGCCGAGGCGGCGGCCGTTGCCGTTGCTGCCAGTATTGGTCGCGGCGACGGCAAAGCGTTTGCCATCGGGGTGCCAACTCAGGCTGTGCGGGTTCGCCAGCTTTTTCTCGGTGAAGAACGGGGTCTTCTCATCGGGCCGCACATAGAGCAACTGCCCCTTGCCAGGCGTGCCGTAGGTGACGAGCGACAAAAAGCCTTCGTCATGATAGCGCAAATCGGCCACAAACACGTCCTGACCATCGCCCAGGTCGAACTTCTGCTTCTGCTCGCCGGTAGCCATGTCGAACAGCAGCAGCGTCGGCACACCAACGACCGTCCCGCCGTTCTTCGGCAGCGTACCGCCGACAGCCAGCATTTTTGCTTCGCGATCGAAGGTCAGGCACTGCACGCCGCCGCAATCTTGCAGGCGAGACAATACGAACAAGATGCCCGCGTCGAACTTCTTAATCAGCGTGCCGTCGAGCTTCAGCCACTGGACGATTCCCTTGGCATCGCCAACGAGCAAGCTGCCATCGGGATGAAACTTGACCACGCGAGGATCTTCGACAATGGACAACTCGTGTTGCAATTTGCCATCGGCGATCGACCAGATCTTCAGTTTGTGATCGGTGGCGATGCTGGCGAGCAACTGGCCGTCGCCGTTGATGGACAGGTCGCGAATCCAACCATCATGGGCCTGTTCGTGTTGCCACGTGGCAGCGGGCTTCTCGCCGTGAATGTCTCCCCAGCAAACGAGCTTGCCCCACGAGTCGCCAGCAAAGAGTTGTTCACCGCCGGGAGTGAAAGCAAAAGCTTCGATCCAACCGTGATGACCTTCGAGCGCCGCGAGTTCGGTGAACTCTTCGGTTTGAAAATTCCAGCGGCGAATCTTGGCGTCGTATCCGCCGGCCACTAGCACTTTGCCACACGGGCTGAACCGCGCGCTCGAGACCTGGGGATCGGCATCGATGACTTTGAATTGCTTGGGCTGGTATTTCTTCAGTAGTTCGGGAGTTTCGATCATGGTTCGTTCCTACGTGTTCAAACTGTGGAAGGTGGTCAACCGCAATTGTCATCTCGCGGAGTGAGATGACTACGAAAGGAGCTCCTTCACAGGTTGCATATCGTCGTGGGCGATCGGCAGGGGCTGCCCGACGTTGTTGTATTCGATCTTCTTCGGGTCAATACCCAGGGCATTGAACCAGGTGTGGAACAAATGACCAATGTCGTGTTCGTCACCATCGACCCAGGTTCCTTGGTTGTTTGTCTTGCCCACCACCAGCCCGCGGTTGATACCGCAGCCCGTCATGGCAACCGACCAGGCTTCGGGCCAGTGATCGCGGCCGATGTGGCCGTTGATGCGCGGGGTGCGACCAAACTCGCTCATGGTAATGACGAGCGTGTTATCGAGCATGCCGCGCTCGGACAGGTCTTCGATCATCGCCGCAAACGCCTGATCGTAGCGCGGCATCAAGCTCAGGTGACCATTGAAGTTGTCGCCGTGCGTATCCCAGCCATAGCTGTTCACTTTGACGAACGTCACGCCCGCTTCGAGCATCTTGCGGCCTTGCAGCATGTGCCGGCCGAACTCGTGCGTGCCATACCGCTCGACATCTTTCGGATCGAACTTCGATGTATCGAACAGATCCTGCCTGCGCATCAGCGTGCGAGCCACGTCGTAGACATAACCCTGAGCATCGCCGACTTGCTTGCGGCGACCAGCGGCATATTTGGCGTTGGCCAGCTTGCGCAGTTCGTCCCGTTCGGCATCGAGTTCAGGAGTGATCTCGCTATGCAGGGGCAAGTTCTCCGGCGGCTTGCCGTCGCCGAAGGCGATGCAGCCATACTTAGGGCCGAGAAAACCAGCATCGGTATGGATGAACCCGCTACTGCCTGGCTTGATCCACACGTAAGGAGGCAGCCCGCTATCGCCGGAACCAAGCAGCTTGGCCACGGCAGAACCGAAGAACGGATACGTGACGCCCCGGTTCTTAGGATCGCCGCGCTGAATGCGAGCCACACCCGCCGAGTGAGAATTGTCTTTGGTGCAAACGCTGCGAATCACGGCCAGGTGATGCATCTGCTTCGCGGTCTTCGGCATCAGTTCGCTGATGTGAATGCCGGGGACCGAAGTCGGAATGGCGCGAAAGGGACCACCGAACAGCGTGTTCGGCTTGGGGTCCCAACTTTCCAGCTGGCTCATGCCGCCGTCGATCCAGATGAACAGCACTTGCTTGTTCTTCTTTTTCACTTCTTCGGCAATCGCCGGCTGCAACAAATCGCTGACTCCGAGTGCGCCGACGGTACCAGCAGCCGCGCCGAGCAATTGCCGCCGCGATAGGGTGTGCTCCCATGGTTTGCAAAGACGGTTGTTCAGCATCGGAGGTCTCGTTGAGGTAGGGTGGGCCGAGTGAAACGAGGCCCACCGTAATGTGCGTGGCGATGTCGATTTCGGTGGGCCTCGCGTTGCTCGGCCCACCCTACGGAAATGGGGAAACTAGTGATTAATTCCAAACTCGTTCGAGGCCAGCAAACTCCAGGCGAGCGTGCGAATCGACTCGGTGCGAGCATCGGCATGCTTGGCCAGGTAGTCGGCAACAATCTTCTTCTCGTCAGCGGTCGGCTGGCGAGTCAGCACGCTCAGGTAGAGTTCGTCGGCGAGCGCGCCAGCATCGGTTAGTTTTTCCAGGCGGGCTGTCAGGTTATCCTCCTGCGGCTTGAGCCAACCGATGACCGTAGTGTCGTTCAGCAGGAAGAGGGCGGCCTTCACCGAAGGAGCATGCTCTACTTCCGGCTCGCGAGCCGGCAGGGCGAAGGCCTTGTCGAACTTGGCCTGCAAATCGGCCAGTTGCTTGGCTTCTTTCACCGTGGCCGACATACCAGTCGCGGTGAGCATGCTTTGCAGCAGTTGTTCCGAGAGGAGCGGCTTCTCGAGCGCCACGCGATACGACTGGAGTGGAATATCGTCGGCGGCGAACGAGGCGACGGTGCTCCGTTGATACGTCTTCGTGAGGGCCAGTTCTTTGAGCAGCCAGCGCAGGTCAAAATCCTTGGCGGCCAGTTCATCGGCCAGCAACGACAGAACGGCCGGATGCGACGCAGGGTTGTCCTTGTGCATCAGATCGAGCGGATGAACTTGCCCGCGCCCCATGAGCAACCACCACATGCGGTTGGCAATGTTCTGTTTGAAGAACGGATTGCTGGTTGTCGGCAACTGCTCGGCCAGGGCTTGCAGCGCGCTGAACTTCGGCTTGCCCGGCGTCTTGGCTTTAAGATCGGGCTTAACTTCGTATTCTTCTCCCTTTTCGAACGTGGGGAGCGACACTTCCTGCAAGCCGGGCACCTGTGGGCCGATCGACTTCGGCTCCTGCACAAACACCGACATGAACTCGACCTTCTTCAGCAGCGGCTTCTCGGCAACTGCAGGAAACTTCACATCGGTTCGCAGCCCCACCTGGCTGATATATGCAAACAAGCCGTGATAGTGCTCCTGCTTGTATTCGTCGACGAAGAGATGGTCATGACACTGAGCACACTGGACATCGATGCCCATGAACAGCCGGCCGACATCGCGGACCAGCGCGGGCACATCGACCGGTACCTGCCCGTTAGTTTCCAGCCGCTTCGAAAAGAAGAGGGCGCTGCCCCGAGTCTGTTCGTCGTCCGCATTCGGGTTGAGCAGTTCGCGAACGAGTTGGTCCCAATGTTTGTTCACCTTGACCGATTCGGCGAGAAACTTCTTCCACTCTTCGTGGTCTCCCAGCCGTTCCATGAGCATCACGTGCAACACTTGCTGCAGGCGGCGAACGTGGTCGTCGCTGGCCAGCAACTGGTCGATGACTTTGGAGCGCTTGTCCTTGTCTTGGTCGGCAAAAAACGCAGCCGCCTCGTCTCGCGTGGGAATGCGGCCGGCCAAATCGAGATAGACCCGGCGGAGGAACTCGCCATCCCTGGTCTGCGGAGCTAACTCTCCCCCAGCAGCTCCCTCGATTAACTGGTCGATGCGCGCGTGCAACGGAGCGTCTTCAGCATGAGCCGAATGCCACGCTTGGCAAACGAATGAGCAGCCGAACAGGAGAACAAAGCAACTAACCTTCCAAACCATAGGAGAAACCTCTGTCGGCAGGCTGGGCGGCGGGCGGGACGATCTGTTTTTGGCGGGGGTCGCATGAGCGACAGCTGATGCTTAGTCTAATGAATGGCATCGGCGACAGGAAAGCAGAATCTGGCAAAATTCTGCCTGTGCGGTGCTGCTTGTCGGGCTCCTTTTCTCGTTCCGAGGTCGCAATGTCCTGCAGCCGCTTGGTTTTGGGTTGTTTCCTGATGTTATTGTCGGTTGGCTGGACGACCCGGGCAGTTGGGCAAGCTATTCCGTCTGCGCCGCCGCCCCTGAAGTTGGTCGCGCCGGCTGATGCGGGCTTTGAGGCAGAGAAACTGCCAGGGGTTGAGAAAATCGTCGCGGCTGGCTTGGCGGCGAAGAAAATGCCGGGCTGCGTGGTGGCGTTTGGCAGCCGTGGAAAACTGGCCTGGCTTTAGGCGTATGGAGTCAAATGCGTTGCCGATGGCGACGAGCCAGCTGAGTTGATGACGACCAACACGGTTTTCGATCTGGCTTCGCTGACCAAGCCGATTGCTACGGCGACGAGTGTAATGCTGCTGGTCGAACAAGGGAAAGTGAAACTCGACGAGCCAGTCGCCACCTATCTGCCGACATTTATAGAGACTGGCGATGCCGAAGCTAATGCAGCGAAGCAGAAGGTCACAGTGCGGCAACTGTTGCTTCATACCAGCGGGCAAATCGCCGATAACGCGCTGCGGGACTACTTGCAGGGCGTGGACGAAGCCAACCAGCGACTGCTGGCACTCAAACTGAGCAAACCGCCGGGCGAGACGTTCGTCTACAGCGACGTGAACTTCATCACGCTCGGGCTGCAGATCGAAAAACTGAGCGGGCAGAACGTACACGAGTTCTCACAGGCTCACATTTTTCGCCCTTTGGGGATGGACGAGACCGGCTTTGTGCCTGGCAAGTCACTGGGCTATCGCACTGCGCCGACCGAGAAACGTGACGGCCACTGGATGCGAGGTACCGTGCACGATCCACGGTCTTATGCGCTGCGAGGTATTGCCGGGCACGCGGGACTCTTCTCCACGGCCGAAGATCTGGCCCGGTATGCCTCGGCAATGCTCAACCGAGGCGAATATCAGGGCGTGAAGATCATGCAACCCGAGACCTGGCAGTTGATGACGACCGGCAACGTGGTTCCCGGTCGCCGCAACGATGGCGAGAAGTACGAAGGACTGCGCGGACTGGGTTGGGACATGCGGACCGGCTTCTCGACCAACGGCGGCACTGCCCGCTCGGCAGCTGCGTTTGGTCACGGCGGCTTCACCGGCACCGCGATCTGGATCGACCCCGAGCAGGATTGGTTCCTCATCTTCCTGAGCAACCGCGTCCATCCCGATGGCAAAGGAAGCGTGAATCCGCTCATCGGCGAAATTGCCACGCTGGTGGCCGCAGCGAGGCAGGCGGGTAAATAGGGGGAGATACCAGGCGAACAATCCCAGTCCGGGATTGGGATTATCGAAATGAGATGACAGCGTGATCGAACGGATCACACCGGAAACGGCTGAGAATCCTCTGGCATTTCGCAATTAGCGACTTTCCTGGATGTTTCCTGCGTTTTACAAGGCTTTTGCAGCGAAGCTACGGCGCAGGAAAGAGATTCTGCAGGCTCTGGCACGGGGCGTGCTTTAAGAGAGTTTCATCACCCGAGCATGTTGCTCAGGTGTCCCACCTCAATCGTCCCGCCTAGGAGTCCTTGCCATGAATCGTGCTCTCTACACTGTCGTCGCTGTTGTCGCCCTGATGCTCAGCAGCTTGTCCGCTTCGTCCGCTTACGCCGGAAATGGTTTCGGTGGCGGCAGCAGTTTCCACGGCCATAGCGGTAGCTTTGGTGGTGGCCATAAGAACTTCAAGTTCAACGGTGGTGGCCACAACTTCCACAATGGCGGTCACAATTTTAATGGCTTCCACTTCAACAAGTTCCACAACTTCCATAACCACAACCAGAACTTCCACCACAACAGCTTTAAGTTCCACGGCAAGAAGTTCGGCGGCTAGTCCTTCGCGATACATCACGAGTGATCGCGGTGAGCTGCGACCAGATTGAGCAGCCACCGCGATTCTTTTTCACTCGAGATCGTTGCCGCCGTCGAAAGTGCCGATTGCTTTGCCACCTGACCTAGCCGCTCGCGCAGCGCGGCATTCTCAAATAAACGTGTCAGGCACAGCGTGAGCGAGTTCTTCTCACTCGCCGCATACAGCAGCCCATTCTGTTCGGGCTCGATCCACTGCCGATGCTCGGTCTGATCGGTCGCCACCACTGCCAGCCCACTGGCCAGCGCCGCGCGCAGGACAGTCGTTTGACTGGGCCGAGGAGCGGGAGCAATCAGCACGTCCGCCGCTTGCAGCAAATCGGTCCAATCGTCGAAGGTACCGGGCAAGACCACGCGATAGCGCACATCTAAATCGCAAACCAAGCGAAACATTGTTTCGCGCGCGGGGCCATCGCCGACGATCCACAGCCGGGCATGCGGCCAGCGATGTTGAATGGGCAGCCAGGCGCGAATCATTGCCTCCAACCCGCGCTCGGGTTGCAGCGAAGCAATGCACACCGCGACTGGTGCTTCGCCGACGATATGCAGGTCGTGATTCGCTGCTGCGAGCGCCACCCGAGCCGCAGCTTTGGTGGCAGGAGTGCGAGTTGGCAATTCCTGATCGGTCGTCGATGGCAAAACATGAATCCGTTCAGCCGGATAATTCGCGGCGCGCAATTCAGCGGCGACGAACGAAGAGTTGGCAATGATCGCGCCCGCCTGCCGACAGCTGTTCGCAATTCGACTGCCAAACCGCGCTTGCTGTTGCCAGGCAACTTCGCCATAGGTGCCCGCTTCACTCGCGCGCAGGACGACGGGAATCTCATTCTCCGGCAAACTGGCCAACGCGCAAAACGCTTCGGCCCGCAACCCAGCGACGAGGACGGCATCAAACTCCTGCCGCTGCTGGCGCAAGTAACGCGACAAACTATACAAGTAGCGCAACATTCCCCAGCCTGGCGTAGCTGGCCAGGGCAAGCGCACGACCGGCACGCCGCGCACGCGACTCCGCTCCGACCATTGTTTCTCCCAGCGGGGCGTAATGATGGTCGGGGCCGCGCCAAGTTGCGACAACTCTTCCGCGAGTCGCACGAGATCGAGTTCGGCTTCGCCCGCGATGGGCCAGAAGCGGCGCGCGACGATGGCGATTCGCGGCGCTGCCGGCAACGAATCGCCCGTCTGGCGTGACAACCGCTGACCAACAGGATTTTGGAGCGTACCAGACATCCGCCCCTCAATGACGCACTCGACGTTCGACGAACCCACTGACCACAGGTGTTCACTCAAATCGCAGTTCACGAACCAGCACCAAGCCTGTACTCATCGTACCGGGTTCTGCCGCCGTCCTCAAACCTGAGCGTACCGGGCGAGTCTCCAGTTCTGGTCGCTGGAGCAACAGCCAGCTACAATCCCGCCTGCTTTACGCAGCCTATTTTACACCATCGACCCTCTCTATTTATTATCCAGTTACGAGCACCCTCTCATGAGTCACTTTCTCGGCATTGATGTCGGCACCTCAGGCACCAAGACGCTGGTGGTGAGCGAAGATGGCAAGATCCTGGCCGAAGCATCGCAGGGATATCCACTCTCGATGCCCAAGCCCCTCTGGAGCGAACAAGATCCGGAAGATTGGTGGCAGGCGACCATCGCCACTGTCCGCGCCGCGGTGAAGAAAGCCAAGCTCAAGCCGGCCGATATCAAGGCCATTGGGCTCTCGGGGCAAATGCACGGCAGCGTGTTTCTCGACAAGAATCACAAGGTCGTGCGCCCCGCGCTGCTGTGGAACGATCAGCGGACCGCGGCCGAGTGCGCAGAAATCGAAGAGCGCGCTGGCGGGCGGAAGAAGTTAATTCAAATGGTTGCGAATCCGGCCCTCACGGGCTTCACCGCGCCGAAGATTCTCTGGCTCCGCAATCACGAGCCCAAAAATTTCGCCAAGACGGTGAAAGTGCTGCTGCCCAAGGACGACATTCGTCGCCGCCTGACGGGCGAATATGCGACCGAAGTCAGCGACGCCAGCGGCATGCTGCTGCTCGATGTTGCCAAACGCAACTGGAGCACCAAGCTGCTTGAGAAGCTGGAACTCGATGCTTCGCTGCTCGGCAAGGTCTATGAGTCCGAAGAAGTAACCGGCAAACTGACGGCTGCGGCGGCGAAGGAACTGGGCCTGACGACCGACTGCGTCGTCGTCGGCGGTGCCGGCGACTGCGCGGCGAATGCAGTCGGAACCGGTGTGGTCGAAAGTGGCATTCTCTCGAACTCGCTCGGCACCAGCGGCGTGATGTTCGTCCACAGCGAGCAGATTCAAGTCGATCCCGCTGGCCGGCTGCACACCTTTTGCCACGCAGTGCGCGGCAAGTGGCACATGATGGGGGTGACCCTTTCTGCCGCCGGTTCGCTGCAATGGTTCATCGAACAAGTTTGCCAAGACATTGCTGCCAAGGGCAAAGTCGATCCCTACAAAATCCTCACCGACGAAGCGGCTGCCACTCCGCAAGGAAGCCAGGGGTTGTTCTTCCTCCCCTACCTATCTGGCGAGCGCACCCCGCATGCGGACCCCAATGCGCGAGGCTGTTTCATTGGTCTCACGCTCTCGCATGGTCGCGGGCATCTGGCGCGCTCGATCATGGAAGGAGTTGCTTATTCGCTGCGCGATAGCCTGGCGATTCTCGCCGAGATGAACGTCCCCGTGAAGCAAATCCGCGCTTCCGGTGGCGGCGCCAAGAGCCCGTTCTGGCGGCAGATTCAGGCCGACGTCTTCGGCCAGGAAGTGGTCACCATCAATGCCGAACAAGGGCCCGCGTATGGCGTTGCCTTACTCGCCGCGGTCGGTGCCGGGGCTTACAAGAACATCCAGGAAGCTTGTGCTGCGAACATCCGCGTCGTCAATCGCACGCCCGTCGATAAGAAAGCCATTCCCATCTACGACCGCGGCTTCCCGGTCTATCAGCGGCTGTATCAGTCGTTGAAAGCCGATTTTCAAGCGATTGCGAAACTGTAACCTCGCTACTACTGATCGTCGCTGAGGTGACGTTTGTCATAGCCTTGTCGACGCACTTCGGTAGTGACTACAAACCCGTGGAGTTGTTCTGGCGATATCGCCGGCGCAATGCCAAGTGGTAGCGGCCCAATCATGGTGGAATTGATTACTCGACGTCGCGAGTCGTCCGGCGACAGAATCGTCGCAGTATGCAACGTCCCTTGCCAGCGCGGCTGTTCGCGTGAAAAAGGCGCAGCTAAGTTATTGATGCAAACAATTTGATAGTCAGTCGGTGCGAAGCACGACAGGCGAGTGACATACGGCGCTAAAAGCGTTTGGCCTGAATGAAACATGGGATTATGCCGCGTGAGGAAATTCTGGGGCGAGATGCCCAGATCAAAAGCACAGCGGGCATAGTCGGCAATCTGTATTTCGGATTCGACCTCGCTGGGCTCGTATCCAAGCATTAAGAAGCATTCTTCCGGGCCGCCGTCACGATGGAACTTCGTTGTTGTTTGTTGATCGAACCTGGCAGCGGACAAATATCCGAGGGAGTTGCCGGTAGTTGACTCGTGTATGACAGCAAGCGATTTAGTGAGGTCGAGCATTCGCTGCCGGAACTGCGACGATGTGAACTCGCTACCGCAGTTCAGCACACAAAATCCTGGAGCCGAGAAATCGGTTCGGCAAACGAGTCGATAGACTTCCGCCGCCTGAGAATTCAGAACCGTCTGGTGCCGCAAGCAAAATTGCCGGGGAATCCAAGGCTCAAACTTGGCCATCATAAATGCACTTGCGTTGATGGTTAGCGGGCAGGAAAGAAAAGTGGTATTCCTGGACCGCGATTCCAAGCCGATGCTTCACGGCAGGCGAACTTGAAAATTCGCCATAATCAGATTGACATTGCCCCGGCGACTCATAGAATAAGTCGTAGCTGAGACAGAATCTCAAAATCAGTTGGGTTCAAACCCTCGGCAATTCCCAGTTCCGCTTGAGTTCACTCCCGCCCACCTTTCCCGCCTCAACGCTATGCAATCCTCTGAAACGATTCTGAGCGCCATCCCAGCGCTGTCGGACAAGGAACGTCTGGTTGTGGTTTTGGTGCAGCTGCCCGAAGGGAGCCGCCTCGAACTGCGTCAGCAGTCGTATGGCGAAGGGGTGGGCTGGTTTACGCAATCGACCGTGCAACTTGAGCCCGGTCAGGTCGCCCAGCTGAAGAACTCGCTCGGGCACGCCACGTCTGGTTCTCCTGCCGCTCGCTTGCCGAAGTCGTTCAACCAACTCAAGTCCCCTGCCTGGCAGCCGCGCCTGGTCCAAGCCGATTCGGCTTAGCAGATCGGCCTACGCAACAAGCGCGGCCAATTCGGCGAGCATCATGCAGGTTGCGCCCCAGATACGGCGATTGCCGATCTGATAATGCGGCGCAGAAAAGATCAGCCCGCGGCGCTCGATCTGATGCATGCCGAG
Above is a window of Anatilimnocola aggregata DNA encoding:
- a CDS encoding serine hydrolase domain-containing protein; the protein is MTTNTVFDLASLTKPIATATSVMLLVEQGKVKLDEPVATYLPTFIETGDAEANAAKQKVTVRQLLLHTSGQIADNALRDYLQGVDEANQRLLALKLSKPPGETFVYSDVNFITLGLQIEKLSGQNVHEFSQAHIFRPLGMDETGFVPGKSLGYRTAPTEKRDGHWMRGTVHDPRSYALRGIAGHAGLFSTAEDLARYASAMLNRGEYQGVKIMQPETWQLMTTGNVVPGRRNDGEKYEGLRGLGWDMRTGFSTNGGTARSAAAFGHGGFTGTAIWIDPEQDWFLIFLSNRVHPDGKGSVNPLIGEIATLVAAARQAGK
- a CDS encoding glycosyltransferase family 4 protein → MSGTLQNPVGQRLSRQTGDSLPAAPRIAIVARRFWPIAGEAELDLVRLAEELSQLGAAPTIITPRWEKQWSERSRVRGVPVVRLPWPATPGWGMLRYLYSLSRYLRQQRQEFDAVLVAGLRAEAFCALASLPENEIPVVLRASEAGTYGEVAWQQQARFGSRIANSCRQAGAIIANSSFVAAELRAANYPAERIHVLPSTTDQELPTRTPATKAAARVALAAANHDLHIVGEAPVAVCIASLQPERGLEAMIRAWLPIQHRWPHARLWIVGDGPARETMFRLVCDLDVRYRVVLPGTFDDWTDLLQAADVLIAPAPRPSQTTVLRAALASGLAVVATDQTEHRQWIEPEQNGLLYAASEKNSLTLCLTRLFENAALRERLGQVAKQSALSTAATISSEKESRWLLNLVAAHRDHS
- the xylB gene encoding xylulokinase; this translates as MSHFLGIDVGTSGTKTLVVSEDGKILAEASQGYPLSMPKPLWSEQDPEDWWQATIATVRAAVKKAKLKPADIKAIGLSGQMHGSVFLDKNHKVVRPALLWNDQRTAAECAEIEERAGGRKKLIQMVANPALTGFTAPKILWLRNHEPKNFAKTVKVLLPKDDIRRRLTGEYATEVSDASGMLLLDVAKRNWSTKLLEKLELDASLLGKVYESEEVTGKLTAAAAKELGLTTDCVVVGGAGDCAANAVGTGVVESGILSNSLGTSGVMFVHSEQIQVDPAGRLHTFCHAVRGKWHMMGVTLSAAGSLQWFIEQVCQDIAAKGKVDPYKILTDEAAATPQGSQGLFFLPYLSGERTPHADPNARGCFIGLTLSHGRGHLARSIMEGVAYSLRDSLAILAEMNVPVKQIRASGGGAKSPFWRQIQADVFGQEVVTINAEQGPAYGVALLAAVGAGAYKNIQEACAANIRVVNRTPVDKKAIPIYDRGFPVYQRLYQSLKADFQAIAKL
- a CDS encoding DUF1501 domain-containing protein translates to MLNNRLCKPWEHTLSRRQLLGAAAGTVGALGVSDLLQPAIAEEVKKKNKQVLFIWIDGGMSQLESWDPKPNTLFGGPFRAIPTSVPGIHISELMPKTAKQMHHLAVIRSVCTKDNSHSAGVARIQRGDPKNRGVTYPFFGSAVAKLLGSGDSGLPPYVWIKPGSSGFIHTDAGFLGPKYGCIAFGDGKPPENLPLHSEITPELDAERDELRKLANAKYAAGRRKQVGDAQGYVYDVARTLMRRQDLFDTSKFDPKDVERYGTHEFGRHMLQGRKMLEAGVTFVKVNSYGWDTHGDNFNGHLSLMPRYDQAFAAMIEDLSERGMLDNTLVITMSEFGRTPRINGHIGRDHWPEAWSVAMTGCGINRGLVVGKTNNQGTWVDGDEHDIGHLFHTWFNALGIDPKKIEYNNVGQPLPIAHDDMQPVKELLS
- a CDS encoding WD40 repeat domain-containing protein translates to MIETPELLKKYQPKQFKVIDADPQVSSARFSPCGKVLVAGGYDAKIRRWNFQTEEFTELAALEGHHGWIEAFAFTPGGEQLFAGDSWGKLVCWGDIHGEKPAATWQHEQAHDGWIRDLSINGDGQLLASIATDHKLKIWSIADGKLQHELSIVEDPRVVKFHPDGSLLVGDAKGIVQWLKLDGTLIKKFDAGILFVLSRLQDCGGVQCLTFDREAKMLAVGGTLPKNGGTVVGVPTLLLFDMATGEQKQKFDLGDGQDVFVADLRYHDEGFLSLVTYGTPGKGQLLYVRPDEKTPFFTEKKLANPHSLSWHPDGKRFAVAATNTGSNGNGRRLGKDGEYLGNKSPIHLFAIPA
- a CDS encoding DUF1549 domain-containing protein, whose amino-acid sequence is MVWKVSCFVLLFGCSFVCQAWHSAHAEDAPLHARIDQLIEGAAGGELAPQTRDGEFLRRVYLDLAGRIPTRDEAAAFFADQDKDKRSKVIDQLLASDDHVRRLQQVLHVMLMERLGDHEEWKKFLAESVKVNKHWDQLVRELLNPNADDEQTRGSALFFSKRLETNGQVPVDVPALVRDVGRLFMGIDVQCAQCHDHLFVDEYKQEHYHGLFAYISQVGLRTDVKFPAVAEKPLLKKVEFMSVFVQEPKSIGPQVPGLQEVSLPTFEKGEEYEVKPDLKAKTPGKPKFSALQALAEQLPTTSNPFFKQNIANRMWWLLMGRGQVHPLDLMHKDNPASHPAVLSLLADELAAKDFDLRWLLKELALTKTYQRSTVASFAADDIPLQSYRVALEKPLLSEQLLQSMLTATGMSATVKEAKQLADLQAKFDKAFALPAREPEVEHAPSVKAALFLLNDTTVIGWLKPQEDNLTARLEKLTDAGALADELYLSVLTRQPTADEKKIVADYLAKHADARTESIRTLAWSLLASNEFGINH